The Rhinolophus ferrumequinum isolate MPI-CBG mRhiFer1 chromosome 4, mRhiFer1_v1.p, whole genome shotgun sequence genome has a window encoding:
- the PLAT gene encoding tissue-type plasminogen activator translates to MNKMKRKLLCVLLLCGAVFTLPSQEIHRRFRRGGRSYRVTCRDEKTQMIYQQLESWLRPMLRSNRVEYCWCNSGWSQCHSVPVKSCNEQRCFNGGTCWQALYFSHFVCQCPEGFGGKLCEIDASATCYKDQGVTYRGMWSTADSGAECINWNSSALAWKPYNGRRPDAIKLGLGNHNYCRNPDGDWKPWCYVFKAGKYTSEFCSTPACSKEKNGDCYFGKGLAYRGTHNYTTSGASCLQWNSMILLGKIYTARNSNAQALGLGKHNYCRNPDGDARPWCHVMKDRKLTWEYCDIAQCSTCGLRQYKRPQFRIKGGLFSDITSHPWQAAIFVQNRRSPGERFLCGGILISSCWILSAAHCFQERFPPHHLKVVLGRTYRLIPEQEEQKFEVEKYIIHKEFDDDTYNNDIALLRLKSDSLQCAQESDTVRTVCLPEADLQLPDWTECELSGYGKHEASSPFYSERLKEAHVRLYPSSRCTSKHLFNKTITNNMLCAGDTRSGGDQANLHDACQGDSGGPLVCLKDNRMTLVGIISWGLGCGQKDVPGVYTKVTNYLDWIQDNTRP, encoded by the exons atgaataaaatgaagagaaaactgtTGTGTGTACTGCTGCTCTGTGGAGCTGTCTTCACTTTGCCCAGCCAG GAAATCCACAGGCGATTCAGAAGAGGGGGCAGGTCTTACAGAG TGACCTGCAGAGATGAAAAAACACAGATGATCTACCAGCAACTTGAATCGTGGCTGCGGCCAATGCTTAGAAGCAACCGAGTAGAGTACTGCTGGTGTAACAGTGGCTGGTCACAGTGCCACTCTGTGCCCGTCAAAA GTTGCAACGAACAGAGATGCTTCAATGGGGGGACATGTTGGCAAGCTCTGTATTTCTCACATTTTGTCTGTCAGTGCCCTGAAGGATTTGGTGGGAAACTCTGTGAAATAG ATGCCAGTGCCACCTGCTACAAGGACCAGGGTGTGACCTACAGGGGCATGTGGAGCACAGCGGACAGTGGGGCTGAGTGTATCAACTGGAACAGCAGCGCACTGGCCTGGAAGCCCTACAACGGGCGGAGGCCAGATGCCATCAAGCTGGGCCTCGGAAATCACAATTACTGCAG AAACCCAGATGGAGACTGGAAGCCTTGGTGCTACGTCTTCAAAGCAGGGAAGTACACCTCAGAATTCTGCAGCACACCAGCCTGCTCCAAAG aaAAAAATGGGGACTGCTATTTTGGAAAAGGGTTAGCATACCGTGGAACCCACAACTACACCACCTCTGGTGCCTCCTGTCTCCAGTGGAATTCCATGATCCTGCTAGGCAAGATTTATACAGCACGGAACAGCAATGCCCAGGCACTGGGCCTGGGCAAACACAATTACTGCCG GAATCCAGATGGGGATGCCAGGCCTTGGTGCCACGTGATGAAGGACCGCAAGCTGACATGGGAATACTGTGACATTGCCCAGTGCT CCACCTGTGGCCTGAGACAGTATAAACGGCCTCAGTTTCGCATTAAAGGAGGACTCTTCTCAGACATCACCTCTCATCCATGGCAGGCTGCCATCTTTGTCCAGAACAGGAGGTCGCCAGGAGAGAGGTTCTTGTGTGGGGGAATATTGATCAGCTCCTGCTGGATCCTGTCTGCTGCTCACTGCTTCCAGGAGAG GTTTCCTCCCCACCACCTTAAGGTGGTCTTGGGCAGAACATACCGGTTGATCCCTGAACAGGAAGAGCAGAAATTTGAAGTAGAAAAATACATCATCCATAAGGAATTTGATGACGACACTTACAACAATGACATCG cactGCTGCGGCTGAAATCAGATTCGCTACAGTGCGCCCAGGAGAGTGACACTGTCCGCACAGTCTGTCTCCCGGAAGCCGACCTGCAGCTGCCCGACTGGACGGAATGTGAGCTGTCTGGCTACGGCAAGCATGAGGCAT CTTCTCCTTTCTATTCTGAGCGGTTAAAGGAGGCTCATGTCAGACTATACCCATCCAGCCGCTGCACATCCAAGCATTTGTTTAACAAAACCATCACGAACAACATGCTATGCGCTGGAGACACACGAAGTGGAGGGGACCAAGCAAACCTACACGATGCCTGCCAG GGGGACTCAGGAGGCCCGTTGGTGTGTCTGAAGGACAACCGCATGACTTTGGTTGGCATCATCAGTTGGGGCCTTGGCTGTGGGCAGAAAGATGTGCCGGGTGTATATACCAAGGTTACTAATTACCTAGACTGGATTCAAGACAATACGCGCCCGTGA